A single region of the Gorilla gorilla gorilla isolate KB3781 chromosome 1, NHGRI_mGorGor1-v2.1_pri, whole genome shotgun sequence genome encodes:
- the CAMK2N1 gene encoding calcium/calmodulin-dependent protein kinase II inhibitor 1 isoform X2 produces MSEVLPYGDEKLSPYGDGGDVGQIFSCRLQDTNNFFGAGQNKRPPKLGQIGRSKRVVIEDDRIDDVLKNMTDKAPPGV; encoded by the exons ATGTCGGAGGTGCTGCCCTACGGCGACGAGAAGCTGAGCCCCTACGGCGACGGCGGCGACGTGGGCCAGATCTTCTCCTGCCGCCTGCAGGACACCAACAACTTCTTCGGCGCCGGGCAGAACAAGCGGCCGCCCAAGCTGGGCCAGATCGGCCGGAGCAAGCGGG TTGTTATTGAAGATGATAGGATTGATGACGTGCTGAAAAATATGACCGACAAGGCACCTCCTGGTGTCTAA
- the CAMK2N1 gene encoding calcium/calmodulin-dependent protein kinase II inhibitor 1 isoform X1: MRGTDGCRERLRRRDGGEGVRGRPRVAETETKLPRGELKRERQSRGRAYGEDAEAAETIRATDTLDRERQRPRSAAGRRAEGLMEGLRKARLSRDVVIEDDRIDDVLKNMTDKAPPGV; the protein is encoded by the exons ATGAGGGGGACCGACGGCTGCAGAGAGAGACTGAGACGCAGGGATGGAGGGGAGGGGGTACGCGGGAGACCGAGGGTGGCAGAGACCGAGACAAAGCTCCCGAGAGGGGAGCTGAAGCGGGAGAGACAGAGCCGAGGACGCGCGTATGGGGAGGACGCAGAAGCCGCCGAAACAATAAGGGCGACCGACACCTtagacagggagagacagagacctcGATCGGCGGCCGGCCGTCGCGCCGAGGGACTGATGGAGGGACTGAGAAAGGCGAGGCTAAGTCGAGACG TTGTTATTGAAGATGATAGGATTGATGACGTGCTGAAAAATATGACCGACAAGGCACCTCCTGGTGTCTAA